The following are encoded together in the Anoplopoma fimbria isolate UVic2021 breed Golden Eagle Sablefish chromosome 9, Afim_UVic_2022, whole genome shotgun sequence genome:
- the LOC129095931 gene encoding calcium uniporter regulatory subunit MCUb, mitochondrial-like, with product MASVRMVGKVTARLLGSVQPLRCGLTTSRPLTLLHQVQQRPSLLGNCQALFYSTLAPSSDLSLRYKYGRLVLEVPLPSRNENCLFFLRPMLMSVGDLIADLRREDPGATTSIFSKDGEPIANTTLIDTLLDKDFQLVINDAVYNVCSPEKAGTGEHGMEMKDVKHVVHLLHTALHLPEHHLLKERQLLERLDNIKQELSPLEKMKAQLSHTADFHSSRAIWTGMALLSVQGGALAWLTWWVYSWDVMEPVTYFITYATSIGVFAYYVLTKQDYIYPDAKDRQFLRYFHKAASRNNFNVEKYNKLRDELAEVEEDLRRLRYPTEFQLPLEQIQPKP from the exons ATGGCTTCGGTGCGGATGGTCGGTAAAGTTACGGCGAGACTTTTGGGAAGTGTTCAGCCTCTTCGCTGCGGACTGACAACCAGCCGCCCGCTGACGCTCCTCCACCAG gttCAGCAGAGGCCGTCTCTACTTGGAAATTGTCAAGCTCTTTTCTACAGCACGCTCGCACCCTCCAGTG ACTTGTCGTTGAGATACAAATATGGCCGTTTGGTTCTGGAGGTCCCCTTGCCCTCCAGGAACGAGAATTGTCTGTTCTTCCTCAGACCCATGCTGATGAGCGTAGGAGACCTGATCGCAGATCTGCGTAGAGAGGACCCCGGAGCCACAACCTCCATTTTCTCCAAGG ACGGAGAGCCGATAGCAAACACCACCCTGATAGACACCCTGTTGGACAAGGACTTCCAGCTCGTCATCAATGATGCAGTCTATAATGTCTGCTCTCCTGAGAAAG CGGGTACCGGTGAGCATGGCATGGAGATGAAGGACGTGAAGCATGTTGTGCATCTGTTGCACACAGCGCTCCACCTGCCTGAACACCACCTACTGAAAGAGAGGCAGCTGCTGGAGAGACTGGACAACATCAAACAGGAGCTGTCACCTCTGGAGAAG ATGAAGGCACAGCTGTCCCATACAGCAGACTTCCACAGCTCCAGGGCCATCTGGACCGGCATGGCCTTGTTATCTGTGCAGGGTGGCGCTCTGGCCTGGCTCACATGGTGGGTCTATTCATGGGACGTGATGGAGCCTGTCACCTACTTCATCACCTACGCCACCAGCATTGGAGTCTTCGCCTACTATGTCCTTACCAAACAG GATTACATATACCCAGACGCTAAAGACCGACAGTTCCTGCGTTACTTTCATAAGGCGGCCAGCAGGAATAATTTCAACgttgaaaaatacaataaactgaGGGATGAGCTGGCTGAG GTGGAGGAGGACCTGAGACGTCTGAGATATCCGACTGAATTTCAGCTTCCACTTGAACAGATCCAGCCAAAGCCATGA
- the LOC129095932 gene encoding caspase-6-like — protein sequence MSDTARDSCGGSVAKHNSREADRTACTKNLTETDAFIRSSLALDPAEEYKMDNKKRGLALIFNQERFFWRLGLSDRHGTNADRYNLEKRLKDLDFEVRAYDNCKQVEVLDTISEAAEDNHTDADSFLLVFLSHGENDHVFAHDGKISIQDITSLFKGDKCKSLIGKPKIFILQACRGDKHDNPVTACDAVDSELKTNEVVVDASAIYTLPAGADFIMCYSVAEGYYSHRETINGSWYVQDLCELLQKYGDSLEFTELLTLVNRKVSMRSVGNSSDRNAIGKKQVPCFASMLTKKLYFRQKQ from the exons CATGCACCAAGAACCTAACAGAGACTGATGCCTTCATCAGAAG CTCTTTAGCTTTGGATCCTGCAGAGGAGTACAAAATGGACAACAAAAAACGAGGCCTTGCACTCATCTTTAACCAGGAGCGCTTCTTCTGGCGTCTTGGGTTGAGTGACAGGCATGGAACCAATGCTGACCGCTACAACCTGGAGAAAAG ATTGAAGGACCTGGACTTTGAAGTGAGGGCTTATGATAACTGCAAACAGGTGGAAGTTTTAGATACAATCAGTGAAG CCGCGGAGGACAACCATACAGACGCAGACTCCTTTTTGCTCGTCTTCCTGAGCCACGGCGAGAACGATCACGTTTTCGCCCATGATGGCAAGATCAGCATTCAGGATATCACATCCCTGTTCAAAGGAGACAAGTGCAAGAGCCTCATAGGGAAGCCAAAGATCTTTATATTACAG GCATGCCGCGGAGACAAGCACGACAATCCAGTGACTGCCTGTGATGCTGTGGACAGCGAGCTGAAGACGAATGAAGTGGTGGTGGACGCCAGTGCTATATACACCCTCCCTGCTGGAGCTGATTTCATCATGTGCTACTCTGTGGCTGAAG GCTACTATTCCCATCGGGAGACCATCAACGGGTCCTGGTATGTCCAGGATCTGTGTGAGCTGCTTCAGAAGTACGGGGACTCCCTTGAATTCACAGAGTTACTCACGCTGGTCAACAGGAAGGTGTCGATGAGGAGCGTTGGCAACAGTAGTGACCGCAATGCCATTGGGAAGAAGCAGGTGCCTTGCTTTGCTTCGATGCTCACCAAGAAGCTTTACTTCCgacaaaaacagtaa